CTGAACTGCGTGGAAGACGTGCGCTTATTCGCCGGTTGGGCAGGGCCGCGAGTGGCGCCTGGAGAGTACCGCGCAGTGTTCACCTACGCTGGCGAGCAAGTGAGCGTCCCCATCAGCGTGAGACCCGATCCGCGCCTGCCCTACGATGTCGAGGGACATGCGGCCAGAAGCGCCGCTTTGCGCCAAACCGTGACGTTGATGAACAGCCTCCTGGGCACCTTAGATCGGGCGCGCCATGTGCGCGAGGCGCTGACAGATGCCCGCGGGCGCTTGGACGGTCTGGGGCAAAGCGGGGCGACGCTCACGCGCCTGGCGGACGAGGCGATCGTGCGCCTGGATGCGTGGGAGCAGACTGTGACGCAGCCCTTGCACAAAACCTTCGAGGACGACATCAACTGGCCGAACATGATCGATGTGCAAGTGCGCCATTTAATCGATGCCATCGATTCAGCTGGCACGCCGGTGACAGTCGGCGCCAAGCGCCGTCTGTCCGATCTGGAGCAAGTGTGGGCGGGGCGCATCGACGCGTTGGCGGCGATTCACGACGAGTACCTGGCGCCGTTCAACTCAGGTATGCGTGAGCGCGGTGAGCCGTACGTGGAAGCGGTGTTGCAGCCCTAGCGATCGATGGCGGACGTTGATGTGGTGAAGAAGTCGGCCGTCGAGGCAGCTCATCCTTTCGATAGGTTGACGCCTAGCTTCATCCTCGACGCCCTCGAAGCGCAGGGCCTAGCTTGCGACGGCCGCCTGCTCGCTCTGAACAGCTACGAGAACCGCGTCTACCAGGCGGGCCTCGATGAGGCGGAGCCGGTGATAGTCAAGTTCTATCGACCCGGGCGTTGGAGCGCGGAGCAGATACAGGAGGAGATCGACTTCACCTGCGAGCTCGATGAGCTTGAGTGTCCGGTAGTAGCGCCCTTGTTCGATGGCGATGATGAGGCGCTGTTCGAACACGCGGGCTTTTTCTACACGATTTCGCCCCGTCGCGGCGGTCGGGCACCGGAGCTTGATGACCTGAGCAACCTCGAGGTCTTCGGACGTACCCTTGGGCGCATGCACCAGGCGGGCGCGGCGGAGGATTTCGAGCATCGTCCGGTGCTCGATGCTCAGGGTTTCGGCCACGACAGCGTCGAGTTTCTCCTCGCCAGCGAGATGGTGCCCCCAGAGCTACAGGAGGCTTGGGAGGCTGTCGCTCGCCAGGTGTTGCTGGAAGTGGACGCGCACATGGACTTCGTGCCAGCGAGTCGATGGATTCGCTGCCATGGTGATTGCCACGCTGGCAACGTGCTGTGGCGCGAGTACACGCCCTGGTTCGTGGACTTCGACGACGCGCGGACCGCGCCTCGCATCCAAGACCTGTGGATGTTGCTCTCTGGCGATCGCGATCGCCAGCAAGCCCAGCTAGCAAAACTGATCGCAGGCTACCGTGAATTCTGCGATTTCGATAGTACGGAGTTGAATCTCATCGAGTCGCTGAGATCCCTGCGTATGCTTCATCACAGCGCCTGGCTAGCCCGGCGTTGGGATGATCCGGCCTTCCCTCCCGCCTTTCCTTGGTTTGGCACCCAGCGCTACTGGGAGCAGCAAATTCTCGAGCTGAAGGAGCAGTTGGCTGCGATGCGTGAGCCGCCGCTGGAGCTGCTCTGAGCGCCAGGGGCGCATCGACGGGGGCTCGGCGGTTCACGCTGACCTGTGCCCGGCACCTGCCGTCCCTACTGTTGCAAGAGGTTGGCGAGTTCGGCTTCGAGCAGGTGCAGGAGCGCGCAGGCGCGGTGATTGCCAGCGGTGAGTTGGAAGCTGCCTACCGTGCCTGCCTGTGGTCGCGCACGGCCGGGCGCGTCCTGATGGAGCTCGGTGCCGGTTCGGCCGCAGATGGTGACGCGCTCTACGCGACGGTGCGCGAGATCGACTGGAGCGAGCACCTGGGACCGAAGCAGACTCTCTCCGTAGCCGCCACCCTGCAGCGTGCACGCATCCGTCATAGCCACTTCGCCGCCCAGCGAGTAAAGGACGCCATCGTCGACCAATGGCGCGAGCGTAGCGGCGAGCGCCCCGACGTGCAGCCGACGCGCCCCGACGTGCCCCTGCACGTGCTGGTTCGCGGCGAGCAGGCGGTGATCTCCGTCGACCTGTCCGGAGAACCCTTGCATCGGCGCGGCTACCGGTTGGAGCAGGGGGCGGCACCGCTGCGAGAGACCCTCGCCGCGGCGTTGCTGATGCGTGCCGGATGGCCGCAGATCGCTGCTGCTGGCGGCGCATTCGTCGACCCGATGTGCGGCGCGGGCACGCTACTCATTGAGGCGGCGTGGATAGCCGGTGATGTTGCGCCTGGTCTGCCGGCTCGCCGCTACTGGGGCTTTGACGGCTGGCTCGGACACGACCGGGAGCTTTGGGAGCGCTTGCTGGAACAGGCAAGCTCGCGCGCAAGCGCTGCTCGAGATCGCTTGGCGACGGGGCGCGTACGGGGATTCGATGCCGACGGCAAGGTCTTGCGTATCGCCCAGGGCAACCTTGTGCGTGCAGGCCTGGGCGATCACGTGCCGCTAAGTCGTCGCGAGATTGCGGATGATGGGTCGCTCTCGGATCTGCCGGCTAAGGGGCTAGTGCTCGCGAATCCGCCCTACGGTGAAAGGTTGGGTGAACAGCGCGAGCTTGCGGCGCTGTACGCGAGTCTCGGTCAGCACCTGCGTCGCCACTACCGGGCGGGTTGGGCTGGCGCCGTGTTCACGGGCAATCCACCCCTTGGTCGCGAGCTCGGCCTGCGAGCCACTCGCACGCACCGCTTCATGAACGGTCCTATCGACTGTCGCTTGCTGCAGTTCGACCTCGGGCAGGTGAGCCGACCGGTCTCGGACAAGCGCGAGCGGGGGCCTTCCGATCTATCCGCCGGCGGCCGTGAGCTGGCAAACCGCCTGGCCAAGAACCTGCGCAACCTCTCGCGCTGGCGGCGCCGAGAGAGTGTGACGTGCTATCGCCTCTACGATGGCGACCTGCCGGAGTACCGTTTCGCGATCGACCTCTACGAGACCGTGCAAGGACAACTGCACGCGCACGTGCAAGAGTACGCTGCGCCCGCCAAGATCGATCAGGCACGCGCCCGCGAACGGGTGCGTGATGCCTTAGGGGCCGTGCGCGAGGCGCTTTCCCTGTCGCCGACGCAGGTGCACCTCAAACGGCGCCAGCGCCAACGCGGCAGTACCCAATATGCCCGTCAGGCAGATCGCAACGATCGCCTCGAGGTGAGCGAACACGGTTATCGCCTTGAGGTGAATCTGGATGATTACCTAGATACGGGCCTGTTCTTGGATCATCGGCCCCTGCGGCGCTGGGTGATGGAGCAAGCTGACGGCGCGGACTTTCTAAATCTCTTCGCGTACACGGGGGCGGTGACCGTCGCAGCTGCAGCAGGCGGCGCCCGTGCCACCACCAGCGTCGATCTCTCCGCGACCTATCTCGATTGGGCGCAGCGCAATCTCGCCATGAACGTCCCTGAAGGCCCTTGGTCGAAGGCGGCTCATCAGTTCATCAGAGCTGATGTGATGGGATGGCTGGCGCAGCGCTGGGAGGGGCCGCAGGCGCGCTACGATGTAATCTTCGTCGACCCGCCGAGCTTTTCCACATCCAAGCGCGTGGAGGGCACCTTTGATGTGCAGCGTGATCACGTTGACCTGCTGCTGCGAGCCCTGCGCTTGTTGAAAGCGGGTGGGACTCTACTGTTTTCGAACAACTTGCGCGGTTTCAAGTTCGATCAGGCCGCGCTGCTGGCGCGGGCGGGTGTGATAGCGATCGACGATCTCACCCGGGACAGCATCCCGCTGGACTTTGCGCGCAACCCGCGCATCCACCATTGCTGGCGTCTGCGCCGCACTTAAGCAGCTCTAGAGATTGAGTTCGCGCAGCATCTCGCGCTTGAGAGTGCGGGGGACATCGTCGAGGTCATCGATGAACTCGCGCGTGGCATCCGCGTCGAGGTTGCTCAGCAACACCACCGTGCGATCGCCTTCGTCTTCGCCGCGGGCGTGTATGCGCACAGCCCCGTTCTCAGCGTTGCGGGCGTTTCGGCTGGGGTTGCCAAAGCTGATGTGAACGCTGTCCTCGCCGTCGCCATCGGCGTGGATCTCGATACCGTGTTCGCCGATGGAGATGTAGGCCGTGCCGCCGCCATCACCGGTATCCTCCGCAACGATGGTGACCTGCTCCGATCCCTCTGAGTCGATATCGACGAGGTTTACGCCATTGTCATCGGCGAGTCGGCGGATGCGACGCGACGCGCGCTCGACGTCTCGGCCCTGCAGCAGTCGGGCGTCGTCGTCCATGCCCTCGACGCCGGTGGCGGTGTCGCGATCGAGGCGAATGACGATGATCTGCTCATCGTGGTCGTCATCGCTAAACAGCGCCACGTCGAAGGTGCCCTGTTGCGAGTGACGTGCGCCGGCGGTGATGGGGGCGCTAGCAATGGCGAAGATGGAAAAGCCGAGCAGCAGGGCTGCGGCGGTAGGATGGGTACGGCTCATGACTGGGTCCCTCGATCACTCCAACGGGTCGACGAGCCCCGCCCCGGTCTGATGCCGGAGCAAGGGTGTGTTTTCTCGTTGGATGCGCCTTGGGCCCGGTTGGTTTGCCTCGGTGTCGGCGCGGGGGCGTCAGCCCCTCTTCTTGCCGCCATCGCCCTCGCCGCTGGGCACGGCGAAGCGATCGTTGAGGGTCTCGATGAAGCGCCCGGCGTTGGCGAGTACCGTGTCGAGCTTGCGTCGCGTCAGCGGGCCCCACCCGGTCGGCTGATCCGCCACGGCCAGCATCCAGCCGGAGGTGTTCTTGCGGATGGCGTTCAAGATCCAGTCGCGATGCGTGTTGCCTTCGAGCTTCGCGCCGAAGTGCTTTACGGTCTGCCCGCTGGCGGCCCGTCTCAACACCAGGTGCAGATACGCGATAAGGGCGATCAGTACGGCCAGTAACACCCAGTTGATGAACGGGAACTGCTCGGCGAGGCCCGTCCAGGGCGGAGTAAAGGAGAACCCCTCCCACATCCCGAAGGCTACGCTGGTGCCGAGGGCGACCAAGAGCAGCGCGCCCATCGCCGCGGCATCGAGGATCAGCGAGCGTCGCTTCCACCAGCGGCGTGCCTCGCGCACGGTCGGCATCATGTCGTCGCGCACGGCCCGCGCCGTGCGTTCCAGGGCGCCGGTCACGCGGTAGGCGCGCTCTACTTCCACCCGGTCCAGACGCATGTTGATCTCGTCAGCGTCTACCTTGCGCTTTGCCTCGAAGCGGGCGGCTAGCGCTTCGTCTTCGATAGGCAGGGCGGAAGCGACGTCGTAGATGCGGTAGAAGCGGCCCGCTGTCAGGCCCTGGCTGGCCAGGGCACGCTGCCAGGCGGCGAAGACCTCCTCTGGGTTGTCCTCGCGAGCCGTAGCGTCTACCTGGTTGAGGATGTACATGAACTTGTTGAAGTCCGGCCGATCCTTCACGTCGCCTACCAGGTGCTTGAGCGTTTGCTGCATGGCGCCCGGTTCAGGGTGACGCGCGTCGAAGAACACCAGCACCAGGTCTGCCAGGTCGATAATGTGCTCGATGATGGCGAGCGTCGCGGCGCGTTGTTCGTCCGAGTCGAAGCCCGGGGAGTCGATCAGAATCTTGCCGCGGATCGCCTCTGAGTTGCAGGCCTTTAGCTGCAGGAAGGCGTCCATGCGTTCGGCGTCGCCGTCGGATACCTCTTCGATCTGATGACTGATCTTGTAGAAGGGGAAGCGAGGGTCGCTGTCCAATGCTAGGCCTGGCAGCACCTGGGGCTGCTCGTTGGGGCCGTAGCAAACCACCGTGAACTTGTCGTCGACCGCTTGGTTGCCCGTCAGCTGTAAACGCTGGCCCAGGTAGGAGTTTACGAATGTTGACTTACCCGCGGAGAAAGTGCCGAGCAGGGCGACCACCGGGAACCACGACACCTGCGAGGCCAGGGATTCGTTGGGCTCGGTCAGGCCGAGGCGATGAGTTACCTGATCGAGCTGGCGAAAGGCCTTTACGACCTCGAGAAGTACGGGGTTCTCCCGCTGTAGATGCGTTTCCAGACGGTGCAGGCGCTCTTCCAGACTGGAGAGTTGCAGTTGGGACATGAACAAGCTCCGCGGCGTGGCACACGTAATGGCGGTCAATCGTGCCAGCAGGCGAGTGTGGTTACCAGCGAATGGGGGGCCGGTGAGTGCGGTCTAGGCGGCGCATGTTGCGATCCAGCGGAGTCCGCTCAAGCCTCGGATGGACCCTCGGCCGTGAAGCGGCCACGGTGGAAGAGCAGGGGCTTGCCGGCGCTCTCCTTCATCGCCAAGACCTCTCCGAGCAGGATCACGTGGTCACCGCCATCGTGGGCTTGGCGCGTGGCGCACTGAAGCTGTCCGATGCAGTTGGCGAGCAAGGGCACGCCGGCGATACCGTCGATGACTCCGCCTAGGTCTGTGAACTTGTCCGTCCGCTTGCTGGCGAAATGGGTAGCAAGCGCTTGCTGTTTCTCGCTCAGCACGTTGACAGCGAAATGGCTGGCGTTGCGGTACGCCTGCAGGGCGGCAGACTCCCGGCCTAGGCACCAAAGGATCAGCGGTGGCGACAGGGACACGCTGGTGAAGCTGTTGACGGTGATGCCGATGGGGTCGCCAGCCTCGTCGCGGGTGGTGACCACCGTGACGCCGGTGGCGAAGGTGCCGAGCACATCGCGCAAGCGCCGACGTTCGGCATCGTTGGAAAGATCGAGGGTCATGTCGTGGTTCAAGTGGCCTGGGGGAGCGACGGAGCCGCCGCTGCAGTGCATGATATCAGGTCAATTCGTGGCGACGGGGCCGGGGCCGGTAGCATACCGGGGGCTCGTCGCACCGCGACACTTCAAGATCGGAGTCGCCTGACGTTGACCGGAGAGTCTCGCCGTCGCCTGGCTGCCGCCATCGGTCCCGGGGTGTTGTTCGCTGGCACCGCCATCGGCGTTTCGCATCTTGTGCAGTCAACTCGCGCTGGCGCGGTCCACGGCCTCGGCTTCGTGCTGATCATCGTGCTTGTGCACGCCTTGAAGTACCCGGCTTTTCGCTTCGCGCCCCATTTCGTCGCAGCCACCGGTGAGTCGCTGCTACACGGCTACCGGCGCCGCGGGCGCGCCATCTTGGTGCTCTACTTCCTTACCTTTCTCCCCACCCTATGCACTGTCATGGCTGCCTTGGGCATCACCCTAGCCGGCCTTGCAGGGGTCACCTTCCAGGTGACGATGACGCCGCCGGTGCTGGCGAGCCTGCTGGTGGTGGCGGCAGTCGTACTCACCCTCGCCGGGGGCTTCGCGCTGCTCGACCGCCTGACCAAGGTGTTCGTGGCCTTCTTGACCCTAGCGACGCTCGCGGCCACGGTGCTGGTCCTGCCGCGTATCGACTGGCAATGGGCAAGCCTTGCGCCCCCTGCGCTCGACGGGGCTACGCTCGCCTTTCTGATCGCGCTGGCTGGGTTTATGCCAGCGGGACTGGATCTCTCCGTCATGCACAGCTTGTGGAGCGTGGCTCGAGCCCGTCAAACGGGCCTTCGCGCACCCATCGCCGAGGCCATGGTCGACTTCAACATCGGCTACGTGGCCTCGATCGTGCTGGCTCTTTGCTTCGTACTCATGGGCGCAGGTGTGATGCACCAAGAAGGTGTGGTGCCGGAAGCTGGCGCCGCGGCCTTCGCCGCGCAGGTGGTAAGTCTCTACGAGCAGACCCTTGGGGCCTGGAGCGGCGCCCTGGTTGGTGCCAGCGCCTTTGCGGTGCTGCTGACCACGCTGCTGGCCATCACCGATGGGTTTCCGCGGGTGGTCGCCGCCGTGCTGGCGCAGGTGTCATCGCCGACGCCCGGGTCCGCGCGAGGGGGGCGCCGCGACCCCGCGTACGTAGGCGTCATGCTCGCCATGGCCGCGGTGGCGG
The DNA window shown above is from Pseudomonadota bacterium and carries:
- a CDS encoding divalent metal cation transporter, with translation MTGESRRRLAAAIGPGVLFAGTAIGVSHLVQSTRAGAVHGLGFVLIIVLVHALKYPAFRFAPHFVAATGESLLHGYRRRGRAILVLYFLTFLPTLCTVMAALGITLAGLAGVTFQVTMTPPVLASLLVVAAVVLTLAGGFALLDRLTKVFVAFLTLATLAATVLVLPRIDWQWASLAPPALDGATLAFLIALAGFMPAGLDLSVMHSLWSVARARQTGLRAPIAEAMVDFNIGYVASIVLALCFVLMGAGVMHQEGVVPEAGAAAFAAQVVSLYEQTLGAWSGALVGASAFAVLLTTLLAITDGFPRVVAAVLAQVSSPTPGSARGGRRDPAYVGVMLAMAAVAVLMLHFALSSFRAFIDLVTTVGFITSPIIALLNHLAVTGPDVPQALRPGIWLRRWSLLGVLVLFAVAIAYGVMSWLTASSS
- a CDS encoding serine/threonine protein kinase, which gives rise to MADVDVVKKSAVEAAHPFDRLTPSFILDALEAQGLACDGRLLALNSYENRVYQAGLDEAEPVIVKFYRPGRWSAEQIQEEIDFTCELDELECPVVAPLFDGDDEALFEHAGFFYTISPRRGGRAPELDDLSNLEVFGRTLGRMHQAGAAEDFEHRPVLDAQGFGHDSVEFLLASEMVPPELQEAWEAVARQVLLEVDAHMDFVPASRWIRCHGDCHAGNVLWREYTPWFVDFDDARTAPRIQDLWMLLSGDRDRQQAQLAKLIAGYREFCDFDSTELNLIESLRSLRMLHHSAWLARRWDDPAFPPAFPWFGTQRYWEQQILELKEQLAAMREPPLELL
- a CDS encoding dynamin family protein, producing the protein MSQLQLSSLEERLHRLETHLQRENPVLLEVVKAFRQLDQVTHRLGLTEPNESLASQVSWFPVVALLGTFSAGKSTFVNSYLGQRLQLTGNQAVDDKFTVVCYGPNEQPQVLPGLALDSDPRFPFYKISHQIEEVSDGDAERMDAFLQLKACNSEAIRGKILIDSPGFDSDEQRAATLAIIEHIIDLADLVLVFFDARHPEPGAMQQTLKHLVGDVKDRPDFNKFMYILNQVDATAREDNPEEVFAAWQRALASQGLTAGRFYRIYDVASALPIEDEALAARFEAKRKVDADEINMRLDRVEVERAYRVTGALERTARAVRDDMMPTVREARRWWKRRSLILDAAAMGALLLVALGTSVAFGMWEGFSFTPPWTGLAEQFPFINWVLLAVLIALIAYLHLVLRRAASGQTVKHFGAKLEGNTHRDWILNAIRKNTSGWMLAVADQPTGWGPLTRRKLDTVLANAGRFIETLNDRFAVPSGEGDGGKKRG
- a CDS encoding flavin reductase family protein, giving the protein MTLDLSNDAERRRLRDVLGTFATGVTVVTTRDEAGDPIGITVNSFTSVSLSPPLILWCLGRESAALQAYRNASHFAVNVLSEKQQALATHFASKRTDKFTDLGGVIDGIAGVPLLANCIGQLQCATRQAHDGGDHVILLGEVLAMKESAGKPLLFHRGRFTAEGPSEA
- the rlmKL gene encoding bifunctional 23S rRNA (guanine(2069)-N(7))-methyltransferase RlmK/23S rRNA (guanine(2445)-N(2))-methyltransferase RlmL — translated: MTCARHLPSLLLQEVGEFGFEQVQERAGAVIASGELEAAYRACLWSRTAGRVLMELGAGSAADGDALYATVREIDWSEHLGPKQTLSVAATLQRARIRHSHFAAQRVKDAIVDQWRERSGERPDVQPTRPDVPLHVLVRGEQAVISVDLSGEPLHRRGYRLEQGAAPLRETLAAALLMRAGWPQIAAAGGAFVDPMCGAGTLLIEAAWIAGDVAPGLPARRYWGFDGWLGHDRELWERLLEQASSRASAARDRLATGRVRGFDADGKVLRIAQGNLVRAGLGDHVPLSRREIADDGSLSDLPAKGLVLANPPYGERLGEQRELAALYASLGQHLRRHYRAGWAGAVFTGNPPLGRELGLRATRTHRFMNGPIDCRLLQFDLGQVSRPVSDKRERGPSDLSAGGRELANRLAKNLRNLSRWRRRESVTCYRLYDGDLPEYRFAIDLYETVQGQLHAHVQEYAAPAKIDQARARERVRDALGAVREALSLSPTQVHLKRRQRQRGSTQYARQADRNDRLEVSEHGYRLEVNLDDYLDTGLFLDHRPLRRWVMEQADGADFLNLFAYTGAVTVAAAAGGARATTSVDLSATYLDWAQRNLAMNVPEGPWSKAAHQFIRADVMGWLAQRWEGPQARYDVIFVDPPSFSTSKRVEGTFDVQRDHVDLLLRALRLLKAGGTLLFSNNLRGFKFDQAALLARAGVIAIDDLTRDSIPLDFARNPRIHHCWRLRRT